One window of the Anopheles cruzii chromosome 2, idAnoCruzAS_RS32_06, whole genome shotgun sequence genome contains the following:
- the LOC128278182 gene encoding cytochrome b-c1 complex subunit 8, which produces MGHGFGELAKVRGIVTHKISPFEQRAFANVISKGIPNTLRRIRSQIFIVAPPFVMGYMVYNYVENLHTQINRKNPADFENDS; this is translated from the exons ATGGGTCACGGATTTGGAGAACTTGCGAAAGTACGCGGCATCGTCACGCACAAGATCTCTCCTTTCGAACAGCGCGCCTTCGCCAATGTGATCAGCAAGGGCATCCCAAATACGCTCCGACGGATCCGTTCGCAAATTTTCATCGTAGCGCCGC CGTTCGTCATGGGTTACATGGTGTACAATTACGTGGAAAATCTGCACACCCAAATCAACCGTAAGAACCCGGCTGACTTCGAAAACGATTCGTAA
- the LOC128277365 gene encoding probable 39S ribosomal protein L23, mitochondrial: MSTRWYPIYQRGNPQLRVFLPNFWLKLVRPEQQQPKNVVQFAVSMEMTRHDVKNYLEKIYKIPVVNVRTRIGLGNTKPDLVLGYVTKDEDTKYAYVTLPNTMKFDFPDIFPTDAKQKMEDDKKSLDDAKKNYKKFLDKNKDRPGTPGWFSI; this comes from the exons ATGTCCACCCGGTGGTATCCGATCTACCAACGAGGCAATCCGCAGCTACGGGTGTTCCTTCCGAACTTTTGGCTCAAGCTCGTGCGACccgaacagcaacaaccaaaAAACGTGGTACAGTTCGCCGTCTCAATGGAAATGACCCGGCACGATGTAAAAAACTATCTGGAGAAAATCTACAAAATCCCGGTAGTCAATGTGCGTACCCGCATAGGACTGGGAAACACAAAGCCCGACCTGGTGCTAGGATACGTAACGAAGGACGAGGATACTAAATATGCGTACGTCACGCTG CCCAATACCATGAAGTTCGACTTCCCCGACATCTTTCCCACGGATGCCAAACAGAAGATGGAGGACGACAAGAAATCGCTGGATGATGCGaagaaaaactacaaaaagTTCCTGGACAAAAACAAAGACCGACCCGGAACTCCCGGATGGTTTTCGATTTGA
- the LOC128268174 gene encoding polyglutamylase complex subunit TTLL1, whose product MSIEPKRVSTNLATMYGRLATGHERMKICFCTDLDKSVLISNFEKRGWVQVTADDDWNFYWAGTGTCRNIFSVDSGYRMHENQLINHFPNHYELSRKDLLVKNIKRYRKDLERDGNALAEKTEANIPGGSKYLYLDFIPITFVLPADYNMFVEEYRKNPQSTWIMKPCGKSQGAGIFLINKLSKLKRWSREAKTSFHPQIGKESYVISRYIENPLLIGGKKFDLRLYVLVTSFRPLKAYLFRLGFCRFCTVKYDTSVTELENMFVHLTNVSVQKHGGEYNNHHGGKWSVQNLRLYLEGTRGKEVTDKLFGSITWLIVHSLKAVSSVMASDRHCFECYGYDIIIDNSLKPWLVEVNASPSLTSTTANDRILKYKLIDNILNIVLPPDGVPDVRWNKIPSPDMLGNFDLLIDEEIAAQEDNLQNNSSGKHRSNSNRWK is encoded by the exons ATGTcaatcgaaccgaagcgaGTTTCAACGAACCTTGCCACCATGTACGGCAG GCTCGCCACAGGTCACGAACGGATGAAGATATGCTTCTGCACCGATCTCGACAAATCGGTACTGATCAGTAACTTCGAGAAGCGCGGCTGGGTGCAGGtgacggccgacgacgattgGAACTTCTACTGGGCCGGCACCGGGACGTGCCGCAACATTTTCAGCGTCGACAGTGGATACCGGATGCACGAAAACCAGTTGATTAACCACTTCCCGAATCACTACGAGCTGTCGCGCAAGGATCTGCTGGTGAAGAACATCAAGCGCTACCGGAAGGACCTGGAGCGGGATGGAAACGCGCTGGCGGAGAAAACAGAGGCCAACATTCCGGGTGGCTCCAAGTATCTCTACCTGGACTTCATACCGATCACATTCGTGCTGCCAGCCGATTACAATATGTTTGTGGAAGAGTACCGCAAGAATCCGCAGAGCACGTGGATCATGAAACCGTGCGGCAAGTCGCAAGGGGCCGGCATTTTCCTCATCAACAAGCTGTCGAAGCTTAAGCGCTGGTCGCGGGAAGCCAAAACGTCCTTCCATCCGCAGATTGGCAAGGAAAGCTACGTCATTTCCAG ATACATCGAGAATCCGCTGCTGATTGGTGGTAAAAAGTTTGACCTACGGCTGTACGTGCTGGTGACATCGTTCCGTCCCCTGAAGGCCTACCTGTTCCGGTTGGGCTTCTGCCGTTTCTGCACCGTCAAGTACGACACTAGCGTTACGGAGCTGGAGAACATGTTCGTTCATCTGACCAACGTGAGCGTACAGAAGCACGGG GGCGAATACAACAACCATCACGGGGGCAAGTGGAGCGTCCAGAACTTGCGCCTGTACCTCGAGGGTACCCGTGGCAAGGAAGTAACGGATAAGTTGTTTGGGTCCATCACTTGGCTTATAGTACACTCGCTGAAAGCGGTGTCGAGTGTAATGGCCAGTGATAGGCACTGCTTCGAATGCTACGGTTACGATATCATTATCGATAATTCCTTGAAACCGTGGCTGGTCGAGGTGAATGCTTCCCCGTCACTGACTTCGACCACGGCCAACGATCGGATTCTGAAGTACAAACTGATCGACAACATCCTCAACATTGTGCTGCCGCCCGACGGAGTGCCGGA TGTACGCTGGAACAAAATTCCCAGCCCGGACATGTTGGGCAATTTCGATTTGCTGATCGACGAAGAAATCGCTGCGCAGGAGGACAATTTGCAAAACAACAGCAGTGGCAAGCATCGGTCCAACAGCAATCGCTGGAAATAG